In the genome of Thermotoga sp., one region contains:
- a CDS encoding radical SAM protein, whose product MPDVLLVYPPMKEVEIADHLGLPYIAAYLREKGMSVQIIDTKIEGWSPKQAIEEISKMPTKVIGITLPFQIYALEVLNFISALREKTTAHISVGGIFPTFAYREILERYPCIDSVVLGEGEVTFYDLAKSILENKNWKEIHGIAYRESEGIQNTPFRPLVKDLNGLPFPARDNLPRIYEKTKVASVISSRGCYASCSFCSVVPFYEKFGPRIRLRDPENVVDELEMLVKEYKVENVIFCDANFTVSKERAAKIATEIIRRKLKLRYAIESRVTEVDEKLFKLLKESGLRRVFLGLESGSQSMLNRFRKDVTVEQNLRALEILSKLDLYVSPGFIMFDDRTSLEELQENVRFLRTIRQITGKKIRPVDITTKLLPLSGTEFERYLKEKGKYRGDVFSFNYKIEDPSVRFIYYFLKFFGTIISYLKKLFPGEDWDKKWLKS is encoded by the coding sequence ATGCCCGACGTTCTGTTGGTGTATCCTCCTATGAAAGAAGTGGAGATAGCAGATCATCTTGGCTTACCCTACATCGCTGCTTATTTGAGAGAAAAAGGGATGAGTGTTCAAATAATAGACACCAAGATCGAAGGTTGGTCTCCAAAACAGGCCATTGAAGAGATCTCGAAAATGCCAACAAAAGTGATAGGCATCACTCTTCCTTTTCAAATATACGCTCTAGAGGTGTTGAACTTTATATCAGCTTTGAGGGAGAAAACCACCGCTCACATATCCGTGGGTGGCATTTTTCCCACTTTCGCTTATCGTGAAATATTGGAAAGATACCCGTGCATAGACTCCGTGGTTCTTGGCGAGGGGGAAGTAACTTTTTACGATCTGGCGAAGTCTATTCTTGAAAATAAAAATTGGAAGGAAATTCATGGGATTGCTTACAGGGAAAGTGAAGGAATACAAAACACTCCATTCCGACCTCTGGTGAAAGACCTGAACGGTCTACCGTTTCCAGCACGAGACAATCTCCCAAGAATATACGAAAAAACAAAAGTGGCATCGGTAATAAGTTCTCGGGGATGTTACGCCTCCTGCTCTTTCTGTAGCGTTGTTCCGTTCTACGAAAAATTTGGTCCAAGGATTCGTTTGAGAGACCCTGAGAACGTAGTGGATGAACTGGAGATGCTGGTGAAAGAATACAAAGTGGAAAATGTGATTTTCTGCGATGCAAATTTCACGGTTTCAAAAGAGAGAGCTGCAAAGATAGCAACTGAGATAATCAGAAGAAAGTTAAAACTCAGATACGCGATAGAAAGCAGAGTCACGGAAGTGGATGAAAAATTGTTCAAACTGCTGAAGGAAAGCGGCTTAAGAAGAGTTTTCCTTGGTTTAGAATCGGGATCTCAATCCATGCTGAACAGATTCAGAAAAGATGTCACAGTGGAGCAAAATTTGAGAGCTTTAGAAATTCTTTCCAAACTTGATCTGTATGTTTCTCCAGGCTTTATCATGTTCGATGACCGTACAAGTCTTGAAGAGTTGCAAGAGAATGTAAGATTTCTGAGAACTATTCGTCAGATCACAGGAAAAAAGATTCGTCCAGTTGATATCACAACGAAACTCCTACCCCTCTCTGGAACGGAATTTGAAAGGTACCTCAAGGAAAAAGGCAAATACAGAGGAGATGTGTTCAGTTTCAACTACAAGATCGAGGATCCCTCGGTACGTTTTATCTACTACTTTCTGAAGTTCTTCGGAACCATCATTTCCTACTTGAAAAAACTCTTCCCAGGGGAAGATTGGGACAAAAAGTGGTTGAAAAGTTAA
- a CDS encoding glycosidase, translated as MAEEILKKLLFHRKSLRRNETIDVFRRVTYFFPKDFVLTNYPRQPVAVFNPGAVLVDKTLHIFPRVIFDYYKYVSSIGHFVVDIDDLLNGEVKRPIEMEIIFWPRDIQEFLGCEDPRVFFRNSRFEMLYTAKGYRDWSQEGKPHTDFLAYAVLDEDLNLLEKKYVSIRSTFGDFIPVSMKDSSFVKSNVILTRITVGDTKVCWRGRIEGDSIDLYSLDPVFFPEEWETKVGWSTNAIKIKKGYLVGWHAVLKDLTYKNGLALVDDKGKLLGTTNYVLSPKGVIEEYGDRIRVIFGCGLVVYKGKVIWVGGVSDWAIGVFEADESDILNLMKEAT; from the coding sequence ATCACTGAGAAGGAACGAAACGATCGATGTTTTCAGGAGGGTGACTTACTTCTTTCCCAAGGATTTCGTCCTCACGAACTATCCAAGACAACCCGTGGCAGTCTTTAATCCTGGGGCAGTGCTCGTTGATAAAACACTGCACATCTTTCCGAGAGTGATTTTCGACTACTACAAGTACGTGTCGTCGATCGGTCACTTTGTAGTGGACATCGATGACCTGCTGAACGGAGAAGTGAAAAGACCTATAGAGATGGAGATCATTTTCTGGCCGCGGGACATTCAAGAGTTCCTCGGCTGTGAGGATCCGAGGGTTTTCTTCAGAAACTCTCGATTCGAGATGCTGTACACAGCAAAGGGCTACAGAGACTGGTCGCAGGAGGGCAAACCGCATACGGATTTTCTTGCTTATGCCGTTCTGGACGAGGATCTGAATCTTTTGGAGAAGAAATACGTTTCCATAAGGAGTACGTTTGGTGATTTCATCCCCGTTTCGATGAAGGACAGTTCTTTTGTGAAATCGAACGTGATACTGACCAGGATAACAGTGGGAGACACCAAAGTCTGCTGGCGTGGAAGAATAGAAGGAGATTCGATAGATCTCTACAGTCTGGATCCGGTTTTCTTCCCCGAAGAATGGGAAACGAAAGTCGGATGGTCAACGAACGCCATTAAGATAAAGAAGGGGTACTTGGTAGGATGGCACGCGGTCCTCAAAGATCTCACCTATAAGAACGGTTTGGCTCTTGTAGACGACAAAGGAAAGCTTCTCGGAACAACAAACTATGTTCTCTCACCAAAGGGTGTGATCGAAGAGTACGGCGACAGAATCAGGGTGATATTCGGTTGTGGTCTAGTTGTTTACAAGGGGAAAGTGATATGGGTGGGTGGTGTCTCTGACTGGGCGATAGGTGTGTTCGAAGCCGACGAGAGTGATATTCTGAATTTAATGAAAGAAGCAACATGA
- a CDS encoding family 1 encapsulin nanocompartment shell protein — translation MEFLKRSFAPLTQKQWEEIERRAKEIFSTQLYGRKFVDVEGPCGWEYAAYPLGEVEVLSEEEIKWGLRKSLPLIELRATFTLGLWELDNLERGKSNVDLSNLEETVRKVAEFEDSVIFKGCEKSGVKGLLSFREERKVKAGENLGDFLEALYKASSTFSKDGISGPYTLVISTDRWLYLLKKNSSHYPLERRVTEILNGRIITTPRIDNAIVVSERGGDFKLVLGQDLSVGYEDRENDSVRLFITETFTFYVVNPEAMVHLEF, via the coding sequence CATTAACACAGAAACAGTGGGAAGAGATAGAAAGGAGAGCAAAAGAAATTTTCTCAACGCAGCTTTATGGAAGAAAATTCGTGGATGTTGAAGGGCCTTGCGGCTGGGAGTACGCTGCCTATCCACTCGGGGAAGTTGAAGTGTTATCCGAAGAAGAGATAAAGTGGGGTCTGAGAAAATCCCTTCCACTCATCGAGTTGAGAGCAACTTTCACTCTCGGCCTGTGGGAACTCGACAACCTCGAAAGAGGAAAATCGAACGTGGATCTCTCCAATCTGGAAGAAACCGTGAGAAAGGTGGCAGAATTTGAAGATTCTGTCATCTTCAAAGGATGTGAAAAGTCTGGCGTGAAGGGACTTCTTTCCTTCAGAGAGGAAAGAAAGGTGAAGGCCGGAGAAAACCTAGGAGATTTCCTCGAGGCTCTTTACAAAGCCTCCTCGACTTTTTCAAAAGATGGGATAAGTGGTCCTTACACTCTTGTGATAAGCACCGATAGATGGTTATACCTTCTGAAGAAAAACTCCTCCCACTATCCTCTCGAAAGAAGGGTGACGGAGATACTGAACGGCCGGATTATAACCACCCCACGAATAGACAATGCTATCGTCGTTTCTGAGCGTGGGGGAGATTTCAAACTCGTTCTCGGTCAGGACCTCTCTGTAGGATACGAAGACAGAGAAAATGACAGTGTGAGACTCTTCATAACGGAGACGTTCACCTTCTATGTGGTCAATCCTGAAGCGATGGTGCACCTGGAATTCTAA